From Primulina huaijiensis isolate GDHJ02 chromosome 15, ASM1229523v2, whole genome shotgun sequence, one genomic window encodes:
- the LOC140959849 gene encoding NAD(H) kinase 1-like, giving the protein MYKGEGPMSPSNSFTSNGDSGVSPVENGFDYSPSLLNSEKAIHELVQQPLLDGIDDHLFEFSEALRTVAKALRRVTEGKASAQAEAAEWKRKYELERARNLLLEQRELSSRGQCSEFNVQKAGNSLDQIMLFDENSEKCELCNGKDDICANEVLRDGESDSDSPLVHAKMMRKASFRLAWCCNGEKGDRHKHDIVSFEKGNITTAERSSKQISLKWESPPQTVLILTKPNSTSVQILCFEMVRWLKEQKKLNIFVEPRVKNELLAESSYYGFVQTWLDDKEMLLLHTKVDLVVTLGGDGTVLWAASVFKGPVPPIVPFSLGSLGFMTPFYSEHYREYLNSILSGPIGITLRHRLQCHIIRDAAKSEFENEGPMLVLNEVTIDRGISSFLTNLECYCDNSFVTCVQGDGLILSTTSGSTAYSLAAGGSMVHPQVPGILFTPICPHSLSFRPLILPEHVTIRVVVPFNSRSHAWVSFDGKDRKQLAPGDALVCSMAPWPVPTACQVDSTNDFLRSIHDGLHWNLRKTQSFDGPRDS; this is encoded by the exons ATGTACAAGGGGGAGGGTCCCATGTCTCCAAGCAACTCCTTTACCTCCAAC GGCGATTCCGGTGTGTCACCAGTGGAAAATGGTTTTGATTATTCTCCCTCTCTATTGAACTCTGAGAAGGCCATCCATGAGCTTGTCCAACAGCCACTCCTCGATGGAATTGATGATCATCTCTTCGAATTTTCAGAGGCTTTAAGAA CTGTAGCGAAGGCACTAAGAAGAGTTACTGAAGGGAAGGCTTCTGCACAAGCTGAGGCTGCTGAATGGAAGCGCAAATATGAATTGGAGAGGGCACGTAACTTGCTGTTGGAGCAAAGAG AGCTGTCGTCAAGAGGGCAATGCAGCGAGTTTAATGTGCAGAAAGCTGGAAACTCGCTTGACCAAATCATGTTGTTCGATGAGAACAGTGAAAAATGTGAATTGTGCAATGGGAAGGATGATATATGTGCTAATGAAGTTCTTCGAGATGGTGAATCTGATTCTGACTCTCCCTTGGTGCACGCTAAGATGATGAGAAAG GCATCTTTTAGGCTAGCATGGTGCTGCAATGGCGAAAAAGGTGATCGCCACAAACATGACATTGTCTCTTTTGAAAAGGGTAATATTACAACTGCGGAACGTAGCAGCAAACAG ATTTCCTTGAAGTGGGAATCCCCCCCTCAGACTGTGCTTATATTGACCAAGCCAAATTCAACTTCTGTACAAATTCTCTGTTTTGAAATGGTCAG ATGGTTGAAGGAGCagaaaaaactaaatatattcGTGGAGCCACGAGTAAAGAATGAGCTTTTGGCGGAATCATCATACTATGGCTTTGTACAGACCTGGCTTGATG ACAAGGAGATGCTACTCTTGCACACAAAGGTCGACCTCGTTGTAACTCTAGGCGGGGATGGAACCGTCCTTTGG GCTGCATCTGTGTTCAAAGGCCCCGTTCCTCCAATTGTGCCATTCTCTTTGGGTTCTCTCGGTTTCATGACCCCATTTT ATAGCGAACATTACCGAGAATATCTGAACTCCATCCTTAGTGGTCCTATCGGTATCACATTGAGACATCGGTTGCAGTGCCATATCATTCGAGATGCAGCCAAAAGTGAATTTGAGAATGAAGGTCCCATGCTCGTCTTGAATGAAGTTACTATCGACCGTGGTATTTCTTCATTCCTTACAAATCTTGAATGCTATTGCGACAACTCGTTTGTCACCTGCGTACAAGGGGATGGTCTTATATTGTCTACTACGTCTGGGAGCACCGCATATTCCCTGGCTGCTGGAGGATCAATGGTCCATCCTCAG GTTCCCGGGATTCTGTTCACACCGATATGCCCCCACTCATTATCCTTCCGGCCTCTAATATTACCAGAGCACGTGACGATCAGAGTGGTCGTCCCTTTCAACAGCAGAAGTCATGCCTGGGTATCCTTTGATGGAAAGGACCGGAAACAGTTGGCCCCTGGGGATGCACTTGTTTGCAGCATGGCACCATGGCCTGTCCCTACCGCATGTCAGGTCGATTCAACTAACGATTTCTTACGTAGCATCCACGATGGGCTTCACTGGAATCTGAGGAAGACTCAATCCTTCGACGGTCCTCGTGATTCGTGA
- the LOC140960363 gene encoding translocation protein SEC62-like, with amino-acid sequence MKKSGGGGGGAGDKKRARRSYGDSATDTPPRKQAAKKDVFQIFAEKVRNHKELGSRWAVLQESRVEYFRGKDFVSFLRNHSELKDVLESDKDLEIEDIANILLSKNLIVRCDRVVKIVRPGRRKLSTWPAHLEIFGDQVFSDNDTFFAWTFVNRRPLWQTLLSFSWPVLTLAICLFPVYPHQVKLLILYLCAGVLLLICCLLLVRSLIFGALWIILGKHVWFFPNILAEEATLKELFQFWPKKDEGERPKWTARLFYAVVAVLVILLLRHHAPDEAARARYQKRVYNIIDDVLEWSPSLALSGMMEKQTLFNVTNSQNNTDDSTAETDRGENREEETQVEDEGEMIDETY; translated from the exons atgaagaaatcgGGCGGAGGCGGTGGAGGCGCCGGAGATAAAAAGCGGGCACGGCGTTCGTACGGAGACTCCGCCACCGACACTCCTCCTAGg AAGCAAGCTGCAAAAAAGGACgtgtttcagatttttgctGAGAAAGTTCGAAATCACAAGGAACTGGGATCTAGGTGGGCCGTTTTACAAGAGTCCCGAGTTGAATATTTTAGAGGAAAAGATTTTGTTAGCTTTTTGAGAAATCATTCAGAACTCAAAGATGTACTTGAATCAGACAAGGATTTGGAGATTGAAGATATTGCCAACATACTTCTGAGTAAGAACCTTATTGTGAGGTGTGATCGTGTTGTCAAAATTGTTAGGCCTGGGAGAAGAAAACTATCAACTTGGCCAGCCCATTTGGAGATATTTGGT GATCAAGTGTTTTCCGATAATGATACTTTTTTTGCGTGGACTTTTGTTAATCGAAGGCCGTTGTGGCAGACGCTTCTCTCATTTTCCTGGCCTGTTTTGACTCTAGCCATCTGCTTGTTTCCTGTGTATCCCCACCAAGTTAAGCTGCTCATTCTCTACTTGTGCGCAGGTGTCCTGCTGCTTATATGTTGCCTGCTTTTAG TGAGATCCCTCATCTTTGGAGCTCTATGGATTATTCTTGGAAAGCATGTTTGGTTCTTCCCTAACATTCTTGCAGAGGAAGCAACGCTCAAGGAATTGTTCCAGTTTTGGCCCAAGAAAGATGAGGGCGAGCGTCCAAAGTGGACAGCGAGgttattttatgcagtagtaGCTGTGCTGGTCATTCTACTATTGAGGCATCATGCACCTGACGAAGCCGCTAGAGCTAG GTACCAGAAACGTGTTTACAACATAATAGATGACGTTCTTGAGTGGTCCCCTAGCCTTGCGCTCTCGGGTATGATGGAGAAGCAAACCTTGTTTAACGTGACTAATTCCCAGAACAACACTGATGATAGCACTGCAGAAACGGATCGAGGCGAAAATAGAGAGGAAGAAACCCAAGTAGAAGATGAGGGGGAAATGATAGATGAAACATATTGA
- the LOC140959947 gene encoding nuclear transcription factor Y subunit A-1-like isoform X2, translating to MQPKSKGANQVESKLCNITNSNICSEPWWNNGGNTSFSPAMMRDKASDSSSREKSADGHSRSEGGINEEDDDAVKHSPSVIPDTNYRHVENLQQVAPSLHQGNDGSLAQLPQQFELVGHSIGCASNPYDPYYGGMVAAYGQPLVPYLCDIHNTRMALPLEMTEEPVYVNAKQYHGIMRRRQSRAKAELEKKMIKSRKPYLHESRHQHALRRERGSGGRFAKKSNADTSKGTDTGLATTSRSISSSSSDPFFSESCRLKAPESLQKPAYQANSGEVRERPQSTVRTYPI from the exons ATGCAACCTAAGTCTAAGGGTGCTAATCAAGTAGAATCTAAGCTGTGTAACATTACCAATTCCAATATATGCTCAGAACCATGGTGGAATAATGGTGGAAATACTTCCTTTTCTCCTGCCATGATGCGGGATAAAGCATCAGACTCGTCATCCCGGGAAAAATCTGCAGATGGCCACTCACGATCTGAGGGTGGAATAAATGAGGAAGATGATGATGCGGTCAAACATTCACCAAGTGTTATACCAG ATACGAATTATAGGCACGTGGAGAATCTTCAGCAAGTTGCGCCAAGCTTGCATCAGGGAAATGATGGGAGCCTCGCACAGCTTCCCCAACAGTTTGAGCTTGTTGGACACTCAATT GGCTGTGCTTCAAATCCTTACGATCCTTATTATGGAGGAATGGTGGCAGCTTATGGGCAGCCTTTG GTTCCTTATTTATGTGACATCCATAATACAAGGATGGCGCTGCCCTTGGAAATGACAGAGGAGCCTGTTTATGTGAATGCCAAGCAGTACCACGGTATTATGCGAAGACGACAGTCACGTGCTAAAGCAGAGCTTGAAAAGAAGATGATTAAATCTCGCAAG CCTTATCTTCACGAGTCCCGACATCAACATGCCTTGAGGAGGGAAAGAGGCTCTGGTGGGCGTTTTGCTAAAAAGTCAAATGCTGATACATCCAAGGGAACAGACACTGGCTTGGCCACCACTTCACGATCAATCAGTTCATCAAGTTCCGATCCTTTTTTCTCGGAGTCTTGTCGATTAAAAGCACCTGAGTCTCTGCAGAAGCCAGCATATCAGGCTAATTCTGGTGAGGTTAGGGAACGTCCCCAGTCAACTGTTAGGACATATCCCATCTAA
- the LOC140958865 gene encoding uncharacterized protein, with amino-acid sequence MAQLHHCYAQWDSERESMSATSRRVKWHPTPPPPPSPKILNFPRSRRTRRKQPKPTSASHHNHNSSSYPSVMEQEYLYPSKGKLGNLFDQKNDSELSIVLLNSTSNTLAAERRERVVEKDEEGGYNNGGGFEEEKWRFQAEILRAECNFLRMEREFSLRKLERNRVKMERTLRSAIQTLVSGKEKIFDGKNAKAVLEEEIEDLEEKIEELRKESRIKVKNCSNFDKKACILQSQLEKFGSLSQESCSKELSISESGDLNIAIKNNSTDMDMLKKKMEGLSKGVLDRVEEVYVSMLSSTANSSVASSASTSKRIDLCPEFSSSSNRQLYQARVKMINAMFCGLVLLYDRFNMKFVSILYQVYIGGKQESTLQDEHKCSGRCKAIIRRIVEQVRAETEQWSQMQEMLGQVRGEMEELRKSRDFWENRSLSSDYEIQTLRHSVEEWKEKALSFQNRAGELQLELLSLKEEIEDKDAMLLPLKKQLENEKGVMTYRLKENHCFDKDGCALEKAVKELNGEQNNEQARHKELPPLSLGKHLAKEKRMVLRRLKETRQSSNIDNKQEILTEERRKIYRKRDGILASKQSPLQDIGNFLPVTGQVHHCKDVSLHSPQSSTMAEKL; translated from the exons ATGGCTCAGTTGCACCATTGCTATGCCCAGTGGGACTCGGAGAGAGAGAGCATGTCGGCAACTTCGAGAAGAGTAAAATGGCACCCAACGCCGCCGCCTCCGCCGAGCCCCAAGATCCTCAACTTCCCCCGCAGCCGTAGAACACGACGTAAGCAGCCGAAACCAACCTCCGCCTCCCACCACAACCACAACAGCAGCAGCTACCCATCAGTCATGGAGCAAGAATACCTCTATCCTTCCAAAGGGAAGCTTGGAAACCTGTTTGATCAAAAAAATGATAGCGAACTTTCGATTGTGTTATTGAACTCAACCTCAAATACATTAGCAGCCGAGAGGAGAGAACGAGTGGTGGAGAAAGATGAGGAAGGAGGCTACAACAACGGTGGTGGTTTTGAGGAGGAGAAATGGAGGTTTCAAGCTGAAATACTGAGGGCCGAGTGTAATTTCTTGAGAATGGAGAGAGAGTTTTCTCTAAGAAAATTGGAGAGGAACAGGGTGAAGATGGAGAGGACTCTTAGATCAGCTATTCAGACACTTGTCTCT GGCAAAGAAAAGATTTTTGACGGGAAGAATGCGAAGGCCGTTTTGGAGGAGGAGATTGAAGATTTAGAAGAGAAGATTGAGGAGTTGAGAAAGGAGTCAAGAATTAAAGTTAAAAATTGCAGCAACTTTGACAAGAAAGCATGCATTTTGCAGAGCCAGCTCGAGAAATTCGGGAGCTTATCTCAAGAAAGTTGTTCCAAGGAATTGAGCATCAGTGAGAGCGGGGATTTGAATATCGCAATAAAAAATAACTCCACTGAT ATGGATATGCTGAAAAAGAAAATGGAGGGATTGTCAAAAGGGGTGTTGGATAGAGTGGAGGAAGTGTACGTGTCAATGCTTTCCAGCACAGCCAATAGTTCTGTTGCTAGCTCTGCTTCCACGTCCAAGCGAATAGATTTATGCCCTGAATTCTCGAGTTCCTCCAACAGACAATTGTATCAGGCAAGA GTAAAAATGATTAATGCTATGTTTTGTGGCTTAGTATTGCTTTATGATAGATTTAATATGAAATTTGTTTCTATACTTTATCAAGTTTATATTggtggg AAACAGGAATCAACTTTACAAGACGAGCACAAATGCTCGGGACGATGCAAAGCCATTATTCGCAGAATTGTGGAGCAGGTGAGAGCCGAGACTGAGCAGTGGTCACAGATGCAAGAAATGTTGGGTCAGGTAAGAGGTGAAATGGAAGAACTTAGAAAATCACGCGATTTCTGGGAAAATCGATCACTCTCTTCTGATTACGAAATCCAAACCTTGAGACACAGT GTGGAAGAATGGAAAGAAAAAGCTCTCAGTTTTCAAAACAGGGCTGGTGAACTTCAACTCGAACTTTTATCTTTAAAAGAGGAGATTGAAGATAAAGATGCAATGTTACTTCCTCTGAAAAAACAGCTTGAAAACGAAAAAGGGGTTATGACTTACCGTTTGAAGGAGAACCATTGTTTTGATAAAGACGGATGTGCCTTGGAGAAAGCGGTGAAAGAGCTTAATGGTGAGCAAAACAATGAACAAGCTAGACACAAAGAGTTGCCGCCTCTTTCTTTGGGTAAACACCTGGCAAAAGAGAAGAGAATGGTTCTGCGTCGTTTAAAGGAAACTCGCCAATCTAGCAACATAGACAACAAACAAGAGATCCTAACTGAGGAAAGAAGAAAGATATACAGAAAAAGGGATGGGATTTTGGCATCAAAACAATCACCGTTGCAAGATATTGGGAATTTTTTACCAGTGACAGGGCAAGTACACCATTGTAAAGACGTTTCTCTTCATAGCCCTCAAAGTAGCACAATGGCAGAGAAGCTTTAG
- the LOC140959947 gene encoding nuclear transcription factor Y subunit A-1-like isoform X1 — MHPSSPSAVSSLRWSSRTNWESMQPKSKGANQVESKLCNITNSNICSEPWWNNGGNTSFSPAMMRDKASDSSSREKSADGHSRSEGGINEEDDDAVKHSPSVIPDTNYRHVENLQQVAPSLHQGNDGSLAQLPQQFELVGHSIGCASNPYDPYYGGMVAAYGQPLVPYLCDIHNTRMALPLEMTEEPVYVNAKQYHGIMRRRQSRAKAELEKKMIKSRKPYLHESRHQHALRRERGSGGRFAKKSNADTSKGTDTGLATTSRSISSSSSDPFFSESCRLKAPESLQKPAYQANSGEVRERPQSTVRTYPI; from the exons ATGCATCCCTCTTCGCCATCAGCAGTTTCATCCCTGAGG TGGAGTTCTCGGACAAATTGGGAGAGCATGCAACCTAAGTCTAAGGGTGCTAATCAAGTAGAATCTAAGCTGTGTAACATTACCAATTCCAATATATGCTCAGAACCATGGTGGAATAATGGTGGAAATACTTCCTTTTCTCCTGCCATGATGCGGGATAAAGCATCAGACTCGTCATCCCGGGAAAAATCTGCAGATGGCCACTCACGATCTGAGGGTGGAATAAATGAGGAAGATGATGATGCGGTCAAACATTCACCAAGTGTTATACCAG ATACGAATTATAGGCACGTGGAGAATCTTCAGCAAGTTGCGCCAAGCTTGCATCAGGGAAATGATGGGAGCCTCGCACAGCTTCCCCAACAGTTTGAGCTTGTTGGACACTCAATT GGCTGTGCTTCAAATCCTTACGATCCTTATTATGGAGGAATGGTGGCAGCTTATGGGCAGCCTTTG GTTCCTTATTTATGTGACATCCATAATACAAGGATGGCGCTGCCCTTGGAAATGACAGAGGAGCCTGTTTATGTGAATGCCAAGCAGTACCACGGTATTATGCGAAGACGACAGTCACGTGCTAAAGCAGAGCTTGAAAAGAAGATGATTAAATCTCGCAAG CCTTATCTTCACGAGTCCCGACATCAACATGCCTTGAGGAGGGAAAGAGGCTCTGGTGGGCGTTTTGCTAAAAAGTCAAATGCTGATACATCCAAGGGAACAGACACTGGCTTGGCCACCACTTCACGATCAATCAGTTCATCAAGTTCCGATCCTTTTTTCTCGGAGTCTTGTCGATTAAAAGCACCTGAGTCTCTGCAGAAGCCAGCATATCAGGCTAATTCTGGTGAGGTTAGGGAACGTCCCCAGTCAACTGTTAGGACATATCCCATCTAA